The following are encoded in a window of Panthera leo isolate Ple1 chromosome B2, P.leo_Ple1_pat1.1, whole genome shotgun sequence genomic DNA:
- the LOC122219372 gene encoding putative olfactory receptor 2B8, protein MDQKNGSSFTGFILLGFSDRPQLERVLFVVLLIFYLLTLLGNTTIIALSRLDPHLQTPMYFFLSNLSFLDLCYTTSTVPQLLVHLRGADKSISFAGCVAQLFVSLGLGCTECILLGVMAFDRYAAVCRPLHYTVIMHPRLCALMASVSWFIGFANSSLQSGLIFLVPLCGRNKIDHFFCEVTPLLKLACVDTTENENEIFFVSVIILLIPVALITFSYGQIVRAVLRIKSASGQRKAFGTCGSHLTVVSLFYGTAIYIYVQPSNNYSQDQGKFISLFYTIVTPMANPFVYTLRNKDVTGAMRKVFCQDYDSR, encoded by the coding sequence ATGGACCAGAAAAATGGAAGTTCTTTCACTGGCTTTATCCTGCTGGGTTTCTCTGACCGGCCTCAGCTGGAGCGAGTCCTCTTTGTGGTTCTTCTGATCTTCTATCTGCTCACCCTGCTGGGAAACACAACCATCATTGCGTTGTCCCGCCTGGACCCACACCTGCAGactcccatgtactttttcctctcCAACCTAAGCTTTCTGGACCTGTGTTACACGACCAGCACTGTTCCTCAGCTGCTGGTTCATCTCAGGGGAGCAGACAAGTCTATCTCCTTTGCTGGCTGTGTAGCTCAGCTGTTCGTCTCTCTAGGTTTGGGATGCACAGAATGCATTCTGTTAGGGGTGATGGCATTTGACCGCTACGCAGCCGTCTGCAGGCCCCTGCACTACACAGTGATCATGCACCCCCGGCTCTGTGCCCTGATGGCTTCTGTGTCGTGGTTCATTGGTTTTGCCAACTCCTCGTTGCAGTCGGGACTCATCTTCCTTGTACCACtttgtggaagaaataaaatagatcacTTCTTTTGTGAGGTCACCCCGCTGCTCAAGCTTGCCTGTGTTGACACCactgagaatgagaatgagatcTTCTTTGTCAGTGTGATCATTCTCCTCATACCTGTGGCATTAATCACGTTCTCCTATGGTCAGATAGTCAGGGCAGTGTTAAGAATAAAGTCAGCTTCAGGGCAGAGGAAAGCATTTGGGACATGTGGGTCCCACCTCACAGTGGTTTCCCTGTTCTATGGCACAGCCATCTACATTTACGTCCAGCCCAGCAACAATTACTCCCAGGATCAGGGCaagttcatttctctcttctacaCCATCGTCACCCCCATGGCCAACCCCTTTGTGTATACCCTGCGGAATAAGGATGTGACAGGAGCAATGAGGAAGGTGTTCTGTCAGGACTATGACTCTAGATGA